A window of the Sabethes cyaneus chromosome 1, idSabCyanKW18_F2, whole genome shotgun sequence genome harbors these coding sequences:
- the LOC128745702 gene encoding uncharacterized protein LOC128745702 has product MIDNRLKFNGHVDYACEKAAKAISALSRIMPNNFGPSSSKRRLLASVSSSILRYGGPAWITALQTQRNRAKLRSTARLMTIRVVSAYRTISSEAACVIAGMIPIDITLMENYECYRQKEVRGIRKLMRAESLAKWQQECNTTQKAWRDDLPSGLNVENMVEDMCRNESIWNAVNSAIACIVS; this is encoded by the exons ATGATCGATAATCGGCTAAAATTCAACGGTCACGTTGACTACGCATGCGAAAAGGCAGCGAAAGCCATCAGTGCACTGTCTAGAATCATGCCGAATAACTTCGGACCAAGCAGTAGCAAGAGGCGCCTCTTAGCCAgtgtatcatcgtcgatactgcggtatggcGGACCAGCCTGGATTACAGCACTCCAAACCCAGCGCAACAGAGCGAAGTTGAGAAGTACGGCCCGACTAATGACCATTCGAGTTGTGAGCGCTTACAGGACTATCTCATCAGAAGCTGCGTGCGTAATCGCTGGGATGATTCCCATCGACATCACCCTGATGGAGAACTACGAGTGCTATAGGCAAAAGGAGGtcagaggaatcagaaagctgatgAGAGCAGAATCATTGGCTAAGTGGCAACAGGAGTGTAATACGACACAGAAAG CATGGAGGGATGATCTGCCTTCCGGTCTTAACGTCGAAAACATGGTGGAGGATATGTGTCGCAACGAGAGCATTTGGAATGCCGTCAATAGCGCAATCGCATGCATCGTCAGTTAA
- the LOC128738330 gene encoding alanyl-tRNA editing protein Aarsd1-A has protein sequence MVFKCQEDSFLDEFCSKCISCERVNNGYNVIFEDTVLFPEGGGQPSDHGWLNEHEVKVVFRKGSKAIHFLEGEKIPFQVGEQVTQKVNWNRRFDHMQQHSGQHLITAIFEREFGYNTRSWWLGTDHSYVDLDAKDVSKEQLETVETICNKLIVNCTAVTVKIYQQDDPDLKSGVTRTRGLPDDVNGPLRVVTIDGIESNMCCGTHVKNLAQLQAIKFLHVENSKNKCLVHFLVGGRVLRKLTECYKREEQFNNLLNGGPPSHIDLIEKLKISLKTTQKTTKKLTAELALLEAEKFNNLDPEPRFYTIHRLDGNDSDFINIFTRHIKLTDCFLFLTNGDECGKGQLLLLGNPKDIEQLGENICKLLDGKGKGQKIRFNAKVSNLKAVGECQKIIEQYFSPK, from the coding sequence ATGGTCTTTAAGTGCCAGGAGGATAGCTTTCTGGATGAGTTTTGCTCCAAATGCATATCCTGTGAACGTGTCAATAACGGATATAACGTAATTTTTGAAGACACCGTGCTATTTCCCGAGGGAGGCGGTCAGCCATCAGATCATGGATGGCTTAACGAGCATGAAGTAAAAGTTGTTTTCCGGAAAGGATCTAAAGCAATCCATTTCCTCGAAGGTGAAAAGATACCGTTTCAGGTTGGGGAGCAGGTAACTCAGAAAGTAAACTGGAATCGCAGGTTCGATCACATGCAGCAGCACTCGGGACAACACTTAATCACGGCAATATTTGAACGCGAATTTGGTTACAATACTCGTTCTTGGTGGCTTGGCACGGATCATTCTTATGTCGATTTGGATGCTAAGGATGTCTCCAAAGAACAACTAGAAACGGTCGAAACGATTTGTAATAAGCTGATAGTTAATTGTACAGCAGTTACTGTTAAAATTTACCAACAGGATGATCCGGATCTTAAGTCCGGTGTTACACGAACCCGTGGTTTGCCCGATGATGTTAATGGTCCTCTACGAGTAGTCACAATCGATGGAATAGAAAGTAATATGTGCTGTGGTACCCATGTAAAAAACCTAGCGCAATTGCAAGCCATTAAATTTCTCCATGTTGAGAATAGCAAAAACAAATGCTTGGTACATTTCTTAGTTGGTGGACGCGTACTACGTAAACTAACCGAATGCTACAAGCGGGAAGAGCAATTCAACAACCTTTTGAATGGAGGTCCACCTTCGCATATAGATTTGattgaaaaacttaaaatttcattaaaaactACACAAAAAACGACTAAAAAGCTAACAGCCGAACTAGCTTTACTGGAAGCAGAGAAATTCAATAACCTAGATCCAGAGCCGCGATTTTACACTATCCATCGTCTAGATGGAAATGATTCTGATTTCATCAACATATTTACGAGACATATCAAATTAACAGATTGTTTTCTCTTCTTGACTAACGGGGATGAGTGTGGTAAAGGACAACTACTATTGCTTGGAAACCCAAAAGACATTGAACAGCTTGGAGAAAATATTTGCAAACTTCTGGACGGTAAAGGAAAAGGGCAAAAAATACGATTTAATGCTAAAGTTAGCAATCTGAAGGCAGTTGGTGAATGTCAGAAAATTATCGAACAATATTTTAGTCCAAAATAG